In the Argiope bruennichi chromosome 8, qqArgBrue1.1, whole genome shotgun sequence genome, atattttgatgaagaagctattaaagtaggaattgcataaaatatttaattattaaaattttaacgaacattaagattggcgaaccggctggtcgccaaaggcggctagtatatatatatatatatatatatatatatatatatatatatatatatatatatatatatatatatatatatatatatatatatatatatatatgtatgtatgtatgtatatatataccaTAAAAGATACATATTTCTATTAGTTTTCGTTAGTACAACTAAAtagcttattattaatattgcaataatttgttGCATGGCATAAACCTTCATAATACAAACATtggtaatattttacattaatacttCATATGCATATTGAAAGTTATATTTCTcagtgaatttaaattaattatgagcaaacatgtgatatttttaattgaaatgtaatgaaaaaaaatttaatgccagatttttaacaaaagctggtattaaatgccaaaacgttGCACTCAGTAATTATCAAAAGACTTCAATGATTGTAGAAGGTCTGAAGATGCCATCGAAACAGATTTCGATATAAAAGCTTTCAATGACGAAAAAGACTgaacatagaaattaaattatacatacgGGTTTTATCTACAAATTGCGTGTTTGAAACAGAACAAAATAATGCACTCAATACAACAATGCACTTTTCCTGATTGCTGAACAATTAATGAAGACCAAATCTATTCAACAGATCAGAAGTAATAATCATCCTGTTAAAAGATGTTCGGTTATCATATCCTCTCTTCTATATTTGACCATAGTGCGAATATCACCAATCCATTCTTgacatttactattttaaaaaatatgtattctgaTAATGAGAAATTATATCTTGATAAGCGATTCATACTAGTAAGGAGTGCGATTAAGTAACCGCCGTTTTTTGCGaacaaatcttttctttcattccaATGTATTAGAGATTGTTTTGGATCACatacaaatcattatttttccgGACTACAATGGGAACTACTTAGTGAATGGGATTCGGAGATttgatggtttaaaattttaaaacttgtaagaccagatagtaaaaataaaaacttctctaTGAATGACAATCCAGCAAGAGCTTGATAAATTATCTCCTTAAAAATGAAGCTTATGTAGTAACTCCTTAAATGGAAGATTGCTAACTAGAAATACTCACGATAGAAGAGAAAGATTGCAATTTAGATGTATCTGTATATATGGTTTACAAGAAATCCTTTTCATACAATTTCTTCAAAGAGGTCATGATCATAAGAACAGGATTAtgtttactttagaaaaaaaatttaatagatcaatttttcagaagttttttcGAGTTATGATGGTATTaggtaaaataataatgtgaTCGGTAGAAGCctctagataaatttttaatcaaagccatttttaaaaattaatttgatgttcTGGATTTCAATTTTGATGGCGGACAGACAAATGAGAACCGTTGATATATTGCCTGAGAAAGAATTGCGCAgctaatcatttaattttttccgaCAATACTTGATTACATCGAAAATGTAATTTTGGGGGTATTTTAgtactgtataaaaattatttttaggcaatAACTTTTTGAGGAAATTATTACGGAAAAAACCCAAAATATctcttaacttttaattagttaaaattgtaattaatatatcgAAAAACTTTCTCTAAAATGCACATTCCCATCCTCCCAGATATATATGTGACAAGTTttgtagctgtagatcaaacaaTCTATCATACAAAGTCCCGACTAAGAAGCATAAATTCGTCTTCATTATTCATAAAGATTTTGATTTGATGCAAGGGGAAACATtggcatttaaataatatttttatataaagaacgTAGTctttaattaatcgaaaattacctacttaattaatttttatgtactgTTTACTAAACTCTTCCTTAACCCTCTGACTGTGCAGTttctaaaaatcactttttagatGCGACGTTTGCAAATAggctcaaatatttttcaaacaaagcaaACAGATACTGTATGTTACATgacaataatatgatataatgaaaatttgctatcgtaaaaataaacgccctaaactgcgaaaaacgggggatgcaatagaaaatggattgattgccaacccgcggaaatcgcgggataaaCAGCTAGAAGGTTAAAGTAGGATTTACTTTCAGCCAGCTACATATCATTCAATAATACCATGCTTGCACAGAAATTTTACGATAGCAAATACTTGTCCCGTTGAGCTAAGCAGCGAATGCACAATCACATTGGAATATTATGACTGACTGAGTgtaaattcacttaaatttcagaatttgtgattataatttgaagaaaatttattttttaactattattttaataatgcagaACCAGAAATAATCATAGctatcttttttaaaagtattttaaagagaaacatgGTTCCCTGAAATGCATCTGGATTTTTTCCAAGAAcgctttttaatcaattttttggctgtaaaactattttccttactttaataatttttattttaaatagaaagctTATATTTCTTCACTTTGTTGAAAAATGGATCGATATTCCCTTAAATGTCCTTCAAGAAGACATCAGTTTTCATTAAGAAAGATCGCCCataatttattcagtaatttaatAACGGAGCTAATCAATTTTAGtaattcaatcttttaaaatttaatactgctGTAATTATTGAATCTACTAACTTTGTTGAAACATTTATTGATTATCGATTTgatataaacatcattttttagGTTACTAAAAGATAAAAGGTTACTATACATATATTAGACATCTAAGCCCAACTTATTAACAGAGAGATCGTTAGAagtttcaaattcataatttattttgttaaacaaCTGCAAAAGAAAaggagttttgaaaaaaatttgccgGAGAATCAACAGAAAAAGCTCTTgtgagaagaaaagaaattttcaagtttttcagAATTCGAAaccaagaatattattttaatgcatacattattttaagaatattatttttatggatattGATAATCATGAGTAAAGGCGGCAATGATATCTTTCCAGTCTTTCCAACTGCTATGCACAAGCAGATAATGAAATCGAAATTGAGTATTGCTCAAAAAGggcatgatattttaaaaagaaaatcagaagTCTTGGAAATGAGATTTAGAAAGGTTGgcaaagaaataatcaaaatcaagCGCCTCATGGGCGATATCTTCAAAGAGGCTTCCTTCCTTCTTGCTGAGGCTAGATTCATCATTGGAGATTTCAACCAGTTGGTCTTAAATGCCGTCAGCAAAGCCAGATTGAAGGTCAAACACAGGACTGAAAATGTTGCTGGCGTCAGTCTTCAAATCTTCGAGTTCTACGTTGAAGGTGGAGACACACATGACTTGACTGGGCTGGCCAAAGGTGGAGCCAAATTGATGTCCATTAAACAGACCTACACCAATGCAGTAGAGATTCTTGTGGAGTTGGCCACTCTTCAGACAACTTTCGTGATGCTGGATGATGTCATCAAAAGCCTTAACAGAAGAGTGAACTCTCTGGAGCAGATGCACATACCGAAGGTCGAGAGAACCATTCGTTATATCGAGACTGAGATGGACGAAAGAGAGAGGCAGGATttctttagaatgaaaaaaatccagGGAATAAAGAAGAAGGATATGGatagaaaagaaaagcaaaagagaGAATTCGACGCAACAAAATCTGAGCAAAAGTAATAaatgctttgtaatttttttaaaaaaagacaaagtaaaaacaagaagatatttgaagaataaagatgccttttcaaaaaatttaaaaaatatcaatcttactgttaatatatatcttttatttctatactaggtaaaaagtgaattttagtgtgccctTTGCtgtgccaacaatgccaagtcgccaataaagatggcggacaaaataaacaaatacttccgcggaacagttacggttactatttcccgccatataattagaactttttactgataagtaatgtttttttattcatactgcccggtgccttctacagatgcatTTGgccttaaaaaaacatcctaagGTTTCGCTAGCAgagggagcgggaacctagtagcttcgctagcacattgaacttaaggactgtgtggataacagaaacagtacataaccaaaagaaaggaaagaacggagaaagaagcaatcggaacattctccatataaaatttcaaacaaacatccttttcccaacttcatcaattcgtaaaaaaatatattccactcgcccttcatccattctaccggttcgatatcaaaccattctcaatataaaatttcaaacaaacatccttccctaacttcatcaacttgtaagaaaaatatatatatatacatatttaactcacccttcatccattctacaggttcgaaatactcccgacataacaaattatgaaaggaacgaaccgttagaacaccaaaagaattacgagaactgcgaagaattccattgcagctgtcttttaaagtgagaatgcagaggattttttaaagcgcatactgacaattaaaaatttgcaaaagaataaatattttctgttcgtattcacattaaaaaaaaagaaaaaagaaaataacttttaattataagcttaactttttttacttaataaacttttaattataataaagaacaaaattaaaatctttaatcgatatttttttaatatttttaatttaacatttttcataatatagttgtagtttatgtacaactcaatcATTGCAAAAAGTAGCAAACAAAATAGCATTAGGGTTACTAGGAGAGCGTTTcaatgggttgcaatattggcgacaaactcaggagcacactattcttcactttatccatGTTATTTTGTTATCGGTACTTGTTGGTTTGTAACAACGACTAAAAAgcactaaaaaaaatttcgccaCTTTGGCAAATTCAATAGTCATAATATACAGCATGTGATTCACACGTTCAAAATTGTGTAATGgagtgtatttttataatttggcaaaaaattttcttgacGCCTTTTTGTCGCCGTTAAAATCGAATTGTACCTTGTCATCTATTtgctgatttatatttaaaaaataaagcaaatagaaATTTATACAACAATTTCATAAGTTTAAGTtagttataatgtaaaaataaaatataattgatagaaATATCGCTAAGTATTTCTGAAATGTTCAGAAATCTtccaataaatttactttaaaacttttgaatatattttaagacaTATATATCACCGGCATGCTAAGAATTAAGTTTAATGTAAGTTTTTCGCAAAAAACGTCCAAATCTTCCAAAAATGCGCCAAAAATCCTTCACTTTGGATAAATACCAAGAATGGAAACAAACGGATTTAaggattgcaataaaaaataatcgcaaaaaataataagttgtaacaaaaataattcagctTTGGTGACTGTACATTAATAGTAAGTCTAACCaatcaatatttcattcttcATGAAATACTTTTTGGAAGgaataaagcaaatattattttatacattcaaaaaACAGTTCAGTTTCTTCTTCTACcgtgaatgaaaattaaatatctcccacatttaaatttttataagcactTTTTACAGCGAATCCCATTTAATATCACTATGAACTTACCCATTTAATATCACTATcaggtcgatttttttttttattttacaatttatttgaaGTAACTTTCAGTTTCagttaaattcaaacaaatatgatACAAAGTTCACTGCTATCCTTTGATCTCCTATAtacaatgaatgaattttaaaatggaattcaaaaattCTCTATTCAATAAATGATCTATTTATAATCtggctttcaaaaataaatcaaattgttcGTTTTCTGTTTTAAAGGTGTCGTAAGTTCGTCAGATCTTCacattattttccttattatttctcTGAAATAACTTTCAGCTTCagttaaattcaaacaaatttgacacaaaattcgCTGCTATCCTTTTATCGCTCATGTTCAGTGAATGTCCTTTAAAATTGACTTCAAAAATTCTCCATTCACTAAATGGTGTATTTTTAATCTGGCTTTCAAATAAGTCAAATTCTTCATTTCCTTTCGGTACCGTTAATTTCCATCTTTTGCTCCGTCTGCAAACGGGCCATCATTCCGGCACTAATCACTGCCACCAACACCCATTCCTTACGCACCGAGCATGGAGGAACATCCCGGAGATACACGACTCCATTATTTATTCCGATATTCCATTCCGGCAGAAACCTCAAATCACCTGCAAATGATAAGAATCACGATAGGGGGAGCCCACCCCCTTTCACCAAACCTCCCATTCCGTTCCAGAAAACCGCGCAATTAACATCCTCGCTCTAAGAAAGATCGTCAACCGAGCACAATCAATATGGCAAAGCGAAAAGACCTCATTTAAACCCATACCTTGCAGCCAATTGTAAGACGAGATAGAGAGGGGATGGGAAAAGTTTCGTGGCTTTAAACTCATTTTGGGTCCCGGGCTCGTCGCGTGTCGTCCTCCCCACCCCCAGCAGAAGGCCCGAAATTATCATTCATTACTATCTCTTTCCAGCACTGGAAGCAATCACTTTTAATGAAAGGTGCTTTTTGAGATTGTGGGGTTTCTCCTCAAACGGGGAACGATCAGGGGTATTTACTGCTCGTTCCACATCGAATTAAAGAGTAAGTCGGCGGTTAAATCAGAAGTTTGCCTTCGATggagattatttttgaattatgggAGTATGATGTTCAGGTTTCTCGTGGATGGCATATCCTCAAGCTACAAAATTTCAGTGACTTCTCATGAAACAGAATGGGAAACGAAGAAAGAATTCCAAGAACCAGTTTAAATTATGTTTCCTTATAGAACGCCTCATTTGAAGTTGATTTATGTATGTTTTGTCTTCGTGGCTGATACTGTAACTCTACGAGCTAAGACATGTTGTGAAGGTAGCTGACAGCATAGCTAGTGACATTTCCCGCATATTTACAAAGATATGGAAGAATGcgggaaaataaatgcatctgcgGAGGAATCAGTACTGTTAAAGGAATTCATAGAATTctcgaaattaaaaacaaatcggAAAGTTAAAAATGATGACTTGAGTTCAGCACTGATGGTACgaaataatcttaaaactctgaacgacatgatgttaaaaattgtcagGTTTTACCAACTCTTTGAAAGTTTGAAAGAGTTTGGATTTATGTTGTTGTGGAACGAGAATTTGGAGGAATATTGAGAATTTCGAGGAGATTTTTCTTTAAGTGATGGCCTGTTCCTTGTGAAGATAGGTGAACGGGAAGGTAAGCGATTGATGAGCCAACTACCTCGAAGAGGATGTCAGTTTGGTGAATCGGTAGATGTTATGGAAGGACAATGTTAAatatagcagtcggccacaacaaatcctgtcgatactgctacgttcagtagTGGCGAAGTGAAGAAGAAGAGGAAGCACTTCTAGTGACAGAATTTACTTCCATCTAGATcacttttgaattataataatatcgAAATTCTCATATTCCCACAACCCTATTTTCAAAACAgccttcttttataaaaattataatcattaaacgTAATGTTTTTGATAAGTAATCCTAATTACTATCTTTgggctatttttaaataatttttttcaattgaactaaattgatatttatcatttaagAATGCAAATCCTGACAGGTAAAAAACGTGTatcatgaaaatagaaaagtCAATCTCGAAACTGCTCCCAAGATACAGTTATAAGATATGctattttaagttatgttttttGTAGCAGTTCAGAGACAACTTTTCTAGAATTCttccaatatttatttatgtttttttggatgttcctaattaaatttatacaaaaaatatatagtggAGGTCTTTTAGTTgattttcttatgttaaaattaatgacttaataaatcaaaattaatacgGGCTAAAATAAATGGAACAAGGCCCTACCAAAAATTAGTTTAGTAAACTCTTCCATGTGTCTTTATTATGCGATAAAAATAGGATTTGAACAACTTAGTACATACAAATTGTGTAAttcattactttctcgtatacgaagtatagaggaagtattgtaatcgtcaaaaaattcgaactcgagattttgatgaatctccacattttagatctccctgcgtccaaaaaacatatttttgtaataaacacTATCTGTGACAAAAATGGAACcgaacgctttgagctagacaaatgaaattcggtatattgtcattacacaaaatttgtaaatttgaacaaattccgttcagaggaagtctgtttttgtcgtctgttcgaatataagttcacATGATAGTagcaaaacgaaaagagctagttGAATGCTATTCGGTAagcaaatgtaaaatatataatctagacatctataaaattttgtattgtacAATGGGTTAACTATTTATATGTCTGTACCTTCATAcatatgtaaacgcaataattcaaaaatgcaatgacttaaatgtatcagatttgttattttgtgactactaGAGTAATcctgtgtcaattttttttcgatgagttttgaaaatgcgtctaaaacacaaatttcctTCTCatgtactattaaccgcatacaaGGGATTTATCGCCGAAAAATTCACCTATGATCATATGACatgttcagtaaaaatgctaaattcatgccaagagttaatctttttttttaactattgtactTCAATACcattcaaggcgttctctgatATAAGACCTTTGTTATagagtatgggagaaagttttaGGCAGAACACTCCGTTTAGATATTTTCTCATATAGAGAGTATATATCAGCAAGGGAAAATATTGTCACAGGAGAAAAGTCGGCACATAGTAAGTGTGGCTCAGAGGTAAAGTACGAGCTTCCACAGAACAAGGTCGGGGGTTCCAATCCCAGCCAAATCGTATTAATTTAAaggttgaactttaatttgaatttcttattattcttttgttaatGTTCTAGAACTTTCTCTAACCTTCTTTATAGATTATCCTGTAAAGGTACAAATTCTGAGTTCCACAAGTAGTGGAATGAATTCTTCGCCTGCATGTTACGAGTTGCTTAAAGCTAATAAACTTGATATAATGTTACTTTGTAACCTGTTATTCTTTGAATCTTCGTGATAATATtataatggtcaaaaaattcgagcacCAGATTTCatgtttcagatcttcctgagtctgagaaacatatttttcgaaatatttctgcTGTTTAATATCGGTAACACGCTTTaagttaaaaagaatgaaatttgatatatgggtTTCACATCAAATTGctgacttctatcaaatttttattgaaatcttttcgAAGAAATCTGTCTGCCTGTCCATCGATGTAAGttcaagtgaactcgataattaAAACAAGCTagtttattatcatgtgagaatatggtgttgttttggttaggaggttttgaagttcaaaatcacgtaggcaatgaatattgaagctcgaaattgctAGACAATGAATAAAGCACAAATGGCTATTtccatcatcatcttttaatcgtatatattttttcacctgcttttaccagtattgctttattattattattatgtatacttctttgacagcagatgcgtttttataAGGTTGActtagaactatgacatcatagatGTTATTTcgtctcaaaatcggtcgagctccaaaactttgtttgccagctagaaaaattatcattatatatatatatatatatatatatatatatatatatatatatatatatatatatatatatatatatatatatatatatgtagtgacgagcgcctgttggcgagcgccatctgctggttgttagacggagatGACGCTGAtcagacggagagcagatcagacggatctggacgagagtgaagacgtgtcagatcagacggatctggacgagagtgaagacgtgtcagatcagacggatctggacgggagcaaagacgtgtcagatcagacggatctggaggaaagtaaagacgtggcagatcagacggatctggacgagagaaaagacgtggcagatcagacggatctggacgaaagtaaagacgagacgtattcgacgaaatctactgaatgttcaattctttatgttaatgtatatatatcctaaatgtcctaatcgtcctaaatgtaattaaatgtgcgttctaaaatggtagtgatttctgagtcctacaaatatgggggttcggccgagatattaatgaagagccaaacaggagtgaaatttgacgtagagcaatttgacgtgctacagtaaaccttttggataccaactccttgtggactgacgcagtgtggatcgacgttgaagaaattgtgagtacaattttgatttattctcaagtatggcatttcttacacgagcacgaaagagcgacttactaactttagtagacgaattagaactaacggcaccacaagatgccaaagtgcgacagttagttacaatgataacaaagtcgaaagactatgacgaaaagttcgtaaaagatttacttttaactatcactcaggagcgcgaaaggttagatgctgaaaaGGCCAAAGCCGAAAAGGCTAAGGCAAAAGCCGAAAAGAATGagcgtgaatatactttgaaaaagttagaacttgagttaaaaagtagagaaaatactttaactgcatcagatatgcctaagactgatatattaaaattgctaaagaattatgataatagcggagacataagtgtttacctttcgttatttgagaaacaaataagtagggctaacattgcaaaagaaaactggatttcttatttactcgggttattaccattggatatagtcaatttaattgctcgcgaacctgatccatcagctaatgactatgattacataaaaaaactgttgcttaaaagatttaaattaacttccgagcaactcaggcagaagttctttactcacaaacgagattcttcttcatcatggcgggatttcggttttgaactaaataacttttttgaggaatggataaattgtttagaaataaccgattttgaagatttaaagcagctaatggtcgttgaccagttaaagagtaaaataccaaatgacgtacgcgatcattttctcgacgatttgcccaaaataaagaaagtagaagatttggttaataaactggacgaatatgaagctgcacgaagtcaccttagaaaggaaacaaacagaaattggcgtgtttccgaaaacagaagtaaatttgatatcgcgaaagaagctaaaaattcaccattgccgttcgttcgtgctcaaaagaattatgctgatgataattactataacaagagtaataataaatgttttaattgtaatgagactggccataaatcaactaattgcaagtttaaaaacaaaggattgaaatgtttccaatgtggtaactttggccacaaagccagtaactgcccgcaaagagattttaaagtgtctctctctaataaagtatatactcgtaactctccaaaaactgtaaataagcttagtaaaaatgttgaaataaatggtgtaaattgtgatgcattaattgatactggaagtgatattactatgattaattatgatttttatttgaaaattggtaaacctaatttaatgactgataatgtgaaattagctggtataagtggagatagcattactcctctaggttttttttattgtgatatattaattgatgaatatgtaatatcaactaatgtgtatgtgttagaaataatgccgaacgaaataatcattggcatggacgtattaaataatctaagcttttcatttcaagaaaatcaaattatcattcatgaaaaaagagcccaaataaattacacccggctggtgagaaacgaggtcaaggtcgtatcactacgttcctcggagctgaaaagagacagtcaggcatctatttttgctgagactggcaataaaataaatacacatcctctcccatacttcattcatttaacggattcaataaactatgatgaaatcgacatgagtcatgtaaaaaatccgttgagacaggaaataaatcgtcttttaaataagtattcgccaaacaaaacaaaaagtacggatttgcaaatgaaaataatattgagcgatgatattccgattagtcataaccctcgaaggctgccttttaaagaacaaaaattcgttgaaactcagattgataaatggttacaggaagggataataaaacccagtagttcaaatttttcttcacccGTGGTTTTGTGCAAGAAGAAGGATGATagttataggttatgcattgattatcgtaagctaaataaaaagatgattaaagatcggtaccctttacccctcatagaagatttgctcgacaaacttgatcaatcaaaaatatttactactttggacttgaaaaacggattttttcatgtagacgtagagaaagatagcacaaaatttacgtcttttgtaacacatcatgggcagtgggaatttcttaaagtaccatttggactttccaatagtccgagtgtatttcagcgttacattaatgtgatatttaggaatttgatgctagatggaactgtactgatttatatggacgacattattataccatccaaaaccgaggaagaagggctagaaaaattacaacgtgttctacaggttgcatcagagtacggtttggagtttaattttaagaagtgtcagtttttaaaaccacaaatagaatttttaggctatagaatccaaaacggaactatacaaccctctgtatctaaaacggtagctgtaaaaaaatttccacaaccacaaactgttaaacaagtacaaagctttttaggccttactagttattttcggaaattcataccccact is a window encoding:
- the LOC129980752 gene encoding V-type proton ATPase subunit D 1-like, giving the protein MSKGGNDIFPVFPTAMHKQIMKSKLSIAQKGHDILKRKSEVLEMRFRKVGKEIIKIKRLMGDIFKEASFLLAEARFIIGDFNQLVLNAVSKARLKVKHRTENVAGVSLQIFEFYVEGGDTHDLTGLAKGGAKLMSIKQTYTNAVEILVELATLQTTFVMLDDVIKSLNRRVNSLEQMHIPKVERTIRYIETEMDERERQDFFRMKKIQGIKKKDMDRKEKQKREFDATKSEQK